One genomic segment of Hevea brasiliensis isolate MT/VB/25A 57/8 chromosome 3, ASM3005281v1, whole genome shotgun sequence includes these proteins:
- the LOC131178793 gene encoding protein MODIFIER OF SNC1 11-like, which translates to MTTGTENLATGTTLLQDNPSKTLDATAPALAKPDRLEDSTIISPSIVNSDADALKKDGEDSKSGKGTAVSSRSGDTAPVTDTEKKIRRAERFGITVQLSEEEKRNSRAERFGTGVELKTSEQLKK; encoded by the exons ATGACAACCGGCACGGAGAATCTCGCCACCGGCACCACTCTTCTCCAAGACAATCCTAGCAAAACCCTAGACGCGACAGCTCCTGCGCTCGCCAAGCCAGATCGTCTCGAGGATTCCACCATCATCTCCCCATCCATCGTTAATTCAGATGCGGACGCTCTTAAGAAGGACGGCGAGGATTCAAAGAGCGGCAAGGGCACGGCGGTTAGCTCGCGTTCAGGAGATACAGCCCCAGTCACTGACACAGAGAAGAAGATCCGCCGCGCTGAGCGTTTTGGGATCACTGTTCAGTTGTCTGAGGAAGAGAAACGCAATTCTCGAGCTGAAAG GTTTGGCACTGGGGTTGAATTAAAGACTTCAGAGCAGCTGAAGAAG